From Pontibacter actiniarum, a single genomic window includes:
- a CDS encoding regulatory protein RecX: MERQKKQKTYTPKEALIKAAAYCAYQDRTQQEVRDKLYSYGLEPDDVEELIVRLSQEKLIDEERYAQSYVRGKYGLKKWGRRKIMQGLKGKGISDYCVKQGLKEIDPEVYEQNLLQLLEKKNASEKEKNPFTRRQKLTYFLMSKGYENDLIQDALKGLENN, translated from the coding sequence TTGGAGCGACAGAAGAAACAGAAAACCTACACCCCTAAAGAGGCCTTGATAAAGGCGGCCGCCTACTGCGCCTACCAGGACCGCACCCAACAGGAGGTGCGCGACAAACTGTACTCTTACGGACTGGAACCTGACGACGTGGAGGAGTTGATCGTGCGCCTGAGCCAGGAAAAGCTGATTGATGAGGAGCGCTATGCCCAGAGCTACGTCCGCGGCAAGTATGGCCTGAAGAAGTGGGGCCGCCGTAAGATTATGCAGGGCCTTAAAGGCAAAGGCATCTCCGACTACTGCGTAAAGCAGGGCCTGAAGGAGATTGACCCCGAAGTGTACGAGCAGAACCTGCTACAGCTGCTGGAGAAGAAAAACGCCTCCGAAAAAGAAAAGAACCCCTTCACCCGCCGCCAAAAGCTAACTTACTTCCTGATGAGCAAAGGCTATGAGAATGACCTGATCCAGGATGCACTGAAGGGCCTGGAGAATAATTAG
- a CDS encoding TIGR02391 family protein: MINKLEDSTIRNIANVGSDVLSHKQLIELLESSGIEVNLQVSSKADRIYHSLKYRQNRDGCGNNVINFVQKVISPRRFDDELEFEKARAKFNEKLLFEGYEINSSGAVSRVTKASTISEAKERSQKIKQKIKGYNTHTEIVRFCEEEWLRENYFHAILEITKCIADKLRNMSGYTSDGSELVDECFGLGKDKKPMLAFNMLLTPSEESEHKGFANFLKGFFSMYRNPKAHNPKIFEDTQIDEMAESLIVASIIYRRLDKTFKTGLK, translated from the coding sequence ATGATAAACAAGTTAGAAGACTCAACAATCAGAAATATTGCTAATGTTGGTTCCGATGTCCTATCTCATAAACAACTCATCGAACTTCTTGAAAGCTCTGGCATTGAAGTAAATCTACAAGTAAGTTCTAAAGCTGATCGTATTTACCATTCTTTAAAGTATCGGCAAAATAGGGATGGTTGTGGGAACAACGTAATCAACTTTGTACAAAAAGTTATATCACCAAGAAGGTTTGATGATGAATTAGAATTCGAAAAGGCAAGAGCAAAATTTAACGAAAAACTTTTGTTTGAAGGCTATGAAATAAATTCTTCTGGAGCAGTAAGCCGTGTAACAAAAGCATCTACAATTTCAGAAGCAAAAGAAAGGTCTCAAAAAATAAAACAAAAGATAAAAGGATATAACACGCATACTGAAATTGTCAGGTTCTGCGAAGAAGAGTGGTTAAGAGAAAATTACTTTCATGCTATCTTGGAGATTACTAAATGTATAGCTGACAAATTACGGAATATGAGTGGCTATACTTCTGACGGAAGTGAATTAGTAGACGAATGTTTTGGTCTTGGAAAGGACAAGAAACCAATGTTAGCTTTCAATATGCTTTTAACTCCCAGTGAAGAAAGTGAACATAAGGGATTTGCCAATTTCCTTAAAGGATTTTTTAGTATGTATAGAAATCCTAAAGCACATAATCCTAAAATCTTTGAAGACACACAAATAGATGAAATGGCTGAATCATTGATAGTAGCATCAATAATATATCGACGATTAGATAAAACTTTCAAAACTGGACTAAAATAA
- a CDS encoding WG repeat-containing protein: protein MSLRNFILILVLFLSVSITYGQKKFKVAVKETGGWQELFFLVDEKGKLIRKLDPDKYFMCFNPDEYVYFAIFGLRAGVDDGPGWTAINADEKVLFNVFNASYGEPSPDYLVENKIRIVDNRHLIGYADHKGQIVIKPQFEFATTFHKGKAIVGENCKREPLDTHADETDCNHSSIICERYGYINEKGTIIKIGAYSFNQIMNEIHWEIPNE, encoded by the coding sequence ATGAGTCTCAGAAACTTCATTTTGATCTTAGTCCTTTTTCTAAGCGTTAGCATCACCTACGGGCAGAAAAAGTTCAAGGTGGCAGTGAAAGAAACTGGTGGTTGGCAAGAATTATTTTTTTTGGTAGATGAAAAAGGGAAGCTCATACGCAAGCTTGACCCAGACAAGTACTTTATGTGCTTCAATCCTGATGAATATGTTTATTTTGCAATTTTTGGACTGAGAGCAGGGGTTGACGATGGCCCAGGCTGGACAGCAATCAACGCAGATGAAAAAGTGCTATTTAACGTCTTTAATGCAAGTTATGGGGAGCCATCCCCAGACTATCTTGTTGAAAACAAAATCAGAATAGTAGACAATAGACATCTAATCGGCTATGCTGACCATAAAGGACAGATAGTTATTAAACCCCAGTTTGAGTTCGCAACCACTTTTCATAAGGGAAAAGCAATAGTTGGAGAGAATTGCAAAAGGGAGCCGCTGGACACACATGCTGATGAAACGGACTGCAATCATTCCTCCATCATTTGTGAAAGGTACGGATACATCAACGAGAAAGGCACAATAATAAAAATTGGAGCATATTCATTCAACCAAATCATGAATGAAATCCACTGGGAAATACCTAATGAATAG
- a CDS encoding winged helix-turn-helix transcriptional regulator: protein MECQAKEYQKEHKKEMMAVQDSMDVLSGKWKIAIISSICYYNKRRFTDILNDVVGISNKMLSKELKELEINQLVKRTVLDTQPVAVQYELTEHGLTLQTIIKNLTEWGVEHRKKIIGKELSGS from the coding sequence ATGGAGTGCCAGGCAAAAGAGTATCAAAAAGAGCACAAGAAAGAAATGATGGCTGTTCAGGATTCAATGGACGTGCTGAGTGGGAAATGGAAAATCGCTATAATTTCATCTATCTGCTATTACAACAAAAGAAGATTTACCGATATTCTGAATGATGTGGTGGGCATTTCCAACAAAATGCTGAGCAAGGAACTGAAGGAGCTGGAAATTAACCAATTGGTTAAGCGAACAGTTTTAGACACGCAACCTGTAGCGGTTCAGTATGAGCTTACCGAACACGGTCTGACGCTACAGACCATCATTAAGAATCTGACAGAATGGGGAGTAGAACACAGAAAGAAAATTATCGGCAAAGAGCTTTCTGGTTCATAA
- a CDS encoding SDR family NAD(P)-dependent oxidoreductase, whose product MSKLKNKVAIVTGASKGIGASIAQHFAAEGAKVVVNYASSKEGADKVVKVITDNGGTAIAVQGDVSKEADVNRLFEETKSAFGTLDVLVNNAGVYLYEPIEQVSADTFHQQFNINVLGAILAIQASVKLFGDKGGNIINISSGASNTPLPTGSVYSATKAALDAVTISLSKEFAGRNIRINSILPGVVETEGSHSAGFIGSEAETKLVSSTPLGRTGQPEDIAKVAVFLASDDSAWITGEKISVSGGIYGL is encoded by the coding sequence ATGAGCAAGTTAAAAAACAAAGTAGCAATAGTTACAGGAGCATCGAAAGGCATAGGTGCTTCTATTGCACAACACTTTGCGGCAGAAGGAGCAAAGGTTGTTGTGAATTATGCTTCGAGCAAAGAGGGAGCGGATAAAGTTGTGAAGGTTATAACCGATAACGGAGGTACGGCAATAGCGGTACAAGGTGATGTATCGAAAGAAGCTGATGTAAACAGGCTGTTTGAAGAAACAAAAAGTGCTTTCGGCACATTAGATGTTTTGGTGAACAATGCGGGCGTTTACCTATACGAACCGATTGAACAGGTATCGGCAGATACGTTTCATCAGCAGTTCAACATCAACGTCTTAGGCGCTATACTCGCCATCCAGGCATCGGTGAAACTGTTTGGCGATAAGGGGGGCAACATCATCAATATCAGTTCAGGTGCCAGCAACACGCCATTGCCGACCGGGTCGGTATATTCAGCCACAAAAGCTGCGTTAGATGCCGTTACCATTTCTCTGTCGAAAGAATTTGCCGGAAGGAACATCCGTATCAACTCCATTCTGCCGGGTGTTGTAGAAACCGAAGGTTCACATAGCGCGGGCTTTATCGGCAGTGAAGCCGAAACAAAATTAGTCTCCAGCACGCCTCTAGGTCGTACCGGGCAGCCAGAAGATATTGCGAAAGTGGCCGTGTTTCTTGCATCCGATGATTCAGCGTGGATTACGGGAGAGAAAATTTCCGTTTCAGGCGGCATTTACGGTTTGTAA
- a CDS encoding SDR family NAD(P)-dependent oxidoreductase encodes MEQNNHNGALQKPLGSGFHAASTSIEVIKGIDLTGKTAIVTGGNTGIGLETTKTLAAAGATVVVPARDVDKAKKNLQGVSNVEIEEMDLISPDSIDRFSEKFLASGRPLHLLINNAGIMFVPLRRDSRGLESQLVTNYLALFQLTARLWSALKNANGARVINLSSQGHQFAPFNFEDPNFENRAYETLSAYGQSKTAVNLFSLALDDRAKAFGVRAYAVHPGNIWGTELTREAPLEILQQFGFYDDNGKPVQEVVASLKTIPQGAATTVWSATSPLLNNIGGVYCEDADVAALALGPEMSAGVRPYSLDETSAKRLWKLSEELTGITFSVA; translated from the coding sequence ATGGAACAGAATAACCATAACGGAGCCTTACAGAAGCCACTTGGTTCAGGGTTTCATGCGGCTTCTACCTCAATAGAAGTCATCAAAGGAATAGACCTTACAGGAAAGACGGCCATCGTAACAGGTGGCAATACAGGCATTGGCTTAGAAACCACCAAAACACTTGCTGCTGCAGGGGCAACAGTAGTTGTTCCTGCAAGGGACGTTGATAAGGCGAAGAAAAACCTGCAGGGAGTTTCCAATGTGGAAATAGAAGAAATGGACTTAATTAGTCCCGATTCTATTGACAGGTTTTCCGAGAAGTTTCTGGCTTCGGGCAGACCGTTGCATCTGCTAATCAATAATGCGGGCATTATGTTTGTTCCGCTACGCAGAGACAGCCGGGGATTAGAGTCTCAGTTGGTTACCAATTATTTAGCGCTGTTTCAACTGACAGCACGCTTGTGGAGTGCACTTAAAAATGCCAATGGGGCAAGAGTAATTAACTTATCTTCACAGGGGCACCAGTTCGCACCGTTCAATTTTGAAGACCCGAACTTTGAAAACCGTGCGTACGAAACCTTGTCAGCTTATGGTCAGTCAAAAACTGCTGTCAACCTGTTTTCACTTGCGTTAGACGATCGTGCTAAAGCATTCGGGGTTAGAGCATACGCCGTACACCCTGGCAACATATGGGGAACTGAGTTAACCCGGGAAGCACCACTAGAAATTTTGCAGCAATTTGGCTTTTACGACGACAATGGAAAACCGGTTCAGGAAGTCGTCGCATCGCTGAAAACCATTCCGCAAGGTGCGGCTACAACGGTTTGGTCTGCTACAAGCCCATTACTCAACAACATTGGAGGGGTGTATTGCGAAGATGCAGATGTTGCTGCATTAGCTTTAGGGCCAGAAATGTCAGCAGGAGTAAGGCCCTACTCATTAGATGAAACCAGTGCCAAACGCTTGTGGAAATTAAGTGAAGAGTTGACAGGAATTACATTCAGTGTTGCTTAA
- a CDS encoding DUF4230 domain-containing protein, which yields MPLFRFILKLIPWILLLLLGVFLWRTFGGFFTKEEERKEPEVVVNFNTVLTSVEDLGKMELVRYNFKDVVEYEKSVSRWVPNSKVVLIVAGEAVGCVDFTKITQADIQFQGDSLVQVALPEPEICYYKIDHSKSKVFSKENTYFQDADLVQESYKYAEQNVKKAALNSGILRQTKVNAEKVLKPILEEVTGRQVVLVPQRRIKNPELPPKR from the coding sequence ATGCCCCTATTCCGTTTTATACTTAAGCTTATCCCCTGGATCCTGTTACTGCTGCTCGGCGTTTTTCTGTGGCGCACTTTCGGCGGCTTCTTTACAAAAGAAGAAGAGAGGAAGGAGCCAGAGGTGGTGGTGAACTTTAACACTGTGCTGACCTCGGTAGAGGACTTGGGGAAAATGGAGCTGGTGCGCTATAACTTCAAGGATGTGGTGGAGTATGAGAAAAGCGTATCGCGGTGGGTGCCCAACTCCAAAGTAGTGCTGATCGTGGCGGGAGAGGCGGTCGGCTGCGTCGACTTCACGAAGATAACGCAGGCTGATATCCAGTTTCAGGGCGACTCGCTGGTGCAGGTGGCACTGCCGGAGCCGGAGATCTGCTACTATAAGATCGACCATAGCAAGTCCAAGGTCTTCAGCAAAGAGAACACCTACTTTCAGGATGCCGACTTGGTGCAGGAGAGCTATAAATACGCAGAGCAGAACGTAAAGAAAGCAGCGCTGAACTCAGGCATACTTCGCCAGACGAAGGTAAACGCCGAAAAGGTGCTGAAGCCGATTTTAGAAGAGGTAACCGGCAGGCAAGTGGTGCTGGTGCCGCAGCGCCGCATTAAAAACCCAGAGCTGCCACCAAAGCGGTAG
- a CDS encoding 1-aminocyclopropane-1-carboxylate deaminase/D-cysteine desulfhydrase has protein sequence MMEEAPLQKLEAPLWQEQGVALWVKREDLLHPHISGNKWRKLKYNLQEARQQDHHTLLTFGGAYSNHIAATAAAGKAYGFRSIGIIRGEEHLPLNPTLALATSCGMQLHYISREQYRLKSEPGFLQELRAQFGQVYVLPEGGTNLLAVKGCAEIVPDIDVDFSHICCAMGTGGTFAGIVAGLTGEKEALGFPALKGGAFLRQEVEELVLAYSGQRYHNWQLATEYHFGGYAKVKPELLAFMAQFKQEHGIPLEPVYTGKMMYGLFDLVRKGYFPRGSRVVAVHTGGLQGNAGFKERLGVEV, from the coding sequence ATGATGGAAGAAGCACCGTTGCAGAAACTGGAGGCCCCCCTGTGGCAGGAGCAGGGGGTAGCGCTGTGGGTGAAGCGGGAAGACCTGCTGCACCCGCACATATCGGGTAACAAGTGGCGCAAGCTGAAGTATAACCTGCAGGAGGCAAGGCAGCAAGACCATCATACGCTGCTTACTTTCGGCGGTGCCTACTCTAACCACATTGCGGCTACGGCAGCGGCAGGAAAGGCATACGGCTTTCGGAGCATTGGCATTATCCGGGGCGAGGAGCACTTGCCGCTTAACCCTACGCTGGCTCTTGCCACGTCCTGCGGCATGCAACTGCACTACATCAGCCGCGAACAGTACCGGCTTAAGAGCGAGCCCGGCTTTCTGCAAGAGCTGCGCGCGCAGTTCGGGCAGGTGTACGTTTTGCCCGAAGGCGGCACCAACCTGCTGGCGGTAAAGGGCTGCGCCGAAATTGTTCCGGACATCGATGTTGATTTCAGCCACATCTGCTGCGCGATGGGTACAGGCGGAACCTTTGCGGGCATTGTGGCAGGTTTGACCGGCGAGAAAGAGGCACTGGGTTTTCCGGCGCTGAAAGGAGGGGCGTTTTTGCGGCAGGAGGTAGAGGAACTGGTACTGGCTTACAGCGGCCAGCGCTACCATAACTGGCAGCTCGCCACGGAGTACCACTTTGGGGGCTACGCTAAAGTAAAGCCGGAGCTGCTGGCGTTTATGGCGCAGTTTAAGCAGGAGCACGGTATCCCGCTTGAGCCCGTTTACACCGGCAAGATGATGTACGGCCTCTTCGACCTGGTCAGGAAGGGCTACTTCCCGAGAGGCAGCCGTGTGGTGGCAGTGCACACGGGCGGCTTGCAGGGCAACGCAGGCTTTAAAGAGCGGCTGGGGGTAGAGGTGTAG
- a CDS encoding YfhO family protein, with protein MTTSFNFKRDVLPHAIAVVIFLFLTAVYFSPVLFEDKALAQHDILQFKGGAKEIQDYRERTGEEALWTNSMFGGMPAYLIQTHFPGDWSGYIHKILTFDLPALAGNIFITLICAYILLVAMGMSSWLAIAGAVAFSFTSYNLIILEAGHNTKSLTIAYIPMVLAGLIYALRKNLWIGAALFAVGLTMNLHFNHLQMTYYMLLLVLVFAVVEIIFAVKHGTFAELFKRGLVLLVAAILAVGVNFGRLYTTAEYSKYSIRGKSELTAPNSGEKVGSGLDREYAFNWSYGIGETITLLIPDFYGGSSSAPLDTDSETYNAFLKMGAPPAQAEQLVQQGLPMYWGAQPMTSGPVYVGAIVCFLFVLGLFIVDRRWTSWLVAGTILSIVLAWGKNFEAFNYFMFDYFPLYNKFRAVASALVIAQITMPFLAVLALWKLINERREIKDLDKKLLISGGITAGICLLVWLFAGTASFVSAADQQLIQAQFPIDAIRADRESMMRSDAFRSLVFIVLAGGLLYFYVKNKVSATVAVAGVGLLMLVDLWAVDKRYLNNSDFQRQVVANYFQPTQADQLILQDKGNYRVINLPNPFNDARTSYYHKSVGGYHGAKLRRYQDLIDRHISRNNLEVLRMLNTRYAITGNPQQPVQRVPEPLGNAWFVEEVKPVQSPDEEIEALTMFDAGSTAVIDVSKFPVERRNFNPDSATINLVEYEPNYLKYEYQAPKEGLVVFSEIYYADGWQAYLDGEPVDHFRANYVLRAMEVPAGKHTIEFKFAPKAYTVGNTVSLVSSILLLLVIAGAVYYGVKKKPTEVPIVEKV; from the coding sequence ATGACAACTTCTTTTAACTTTAAGCGCGATGTGCTGCCACATGCCATCGCTGTAGTGATTTTCCTGTTCCTGACGGCGGTGTACTTTTCGCCGGTCCTGTTCGAAGACAAAGCCCTTGCCCAGCACGACATTCTGCAGTTTAAGGGTGGCGCCAAAGAGATACAGGACTACCGGGAGCGAACCGGCGAAGAGGCCCTCTGGACCAACTCCATGTTCGGGGGCATGCCGGCTTACCTGATCCAGACGCACTTTCCCGGCGACTGGTCCGGCTATATCCATAAAATCCTGACGTTCGACCTGCCGGCTTTGGCAGGCAACATCTTTATCACGCTGATCTGCGCCTACATTCTGCTGGTGGCCATGGGCATGAGCTCCTGGCTGGCCATTGCGGGCGCGGTGGCCTTCTCCTTCACTTCCTACAACCTCATCATCCTGGAGGCTGGGCACAACACCAAGTCCCTTACCATCGCCTATATCCCGATGGTGCTCGCCGGCCTTATCTACGCGCTGCGCAAGAACCTCTGGATCGGTGCCGCGCTTTTTGCCGTTGGCCTGACGATGAACCTGCACTTCAACCACCTGCAGATGACCTACTACATGCTGCTGCTGGTGCTGGTGTTTGCCGTGGTGGAGATCATCTTTGCGGTGAAGCACGGTACTTTTGCCGAGCTGTTTAAGCGGGGCCTGGTGCTTTTGGTGGCCGCCATTCTGGCAGTGGGGGTTAACTTCGGAAGGCTCTACACCACGGCTGAGTACAGCAAGTACAGCATCCGGGGCAAATCGGAGCTAACGGCGCCCAACAGCGGCGAGAAAGTAGGCAGCGGCCTGGACCGGGAGTACGCCTTTAACTGGAGCTACGGCATCGGCGAAACCATCACGCTGCTCATCCCCGACTTTTACGGCGGCAGCAGCAGCGCACCTTTAGATACCGATTCTGAAACATACAACGCTTTCCTGAAGATGGGGGCGCCACCGGCACAGGCGGAACAGCTGGTGCAGCAGGGCCTGCCGATGTACTGGGGTGCGCAGCCGATGACCAGCGGGCCAGTGTATGTGGGGGCTATCGTATGCTTCCTGTTCGTGCTGGGGCTGTTTATCGTAGACCGCCGCTGGACGAGCTGGCTGGTGGCCGGTACCATCCTCTCGATCGTGCTGGCCTGGGGCAAGAACTTCGAAGCCTTCAACTATTTCATGTTCGATTACTTCCCGCTGTACAACAAGTTCCGGGCGGTTGCGTCGGCACTGGTGATCGCCCAGATCACGATGCCTTTTCTGGCGGTGCTGGCCCTCTGGAAGCTGATCAACGAACGGCGCGAAATCAAAGACCTGGATAAGAAACTGTTGATCTCGGGCGGGATTACGGCCGGTATCTGCCTGCTCGTGTGGCTCTTTGCAGGTACTGCCAGCTTTGTGTCTGCCGCAGACCAGCAGCTGATCCAGGCGCAGTTCCCGATCGATGCCATCCGTGCCGACCGCGAAAGCATGATGCGCTCCGACGCCTTCCGTTCGCTGGTGTTTATCGTGCTGGCCGGTGGGCTGCTGTACTTCTACGTGAAGAATAAAGTATCTGCTACAGTGGCAGTGGCCGGTGTGGGCTTGCTGATGCTCGTGGACCTGTGGGCGGTGGACAAACGCTACCTGAACAACAGCGACTTTCAGCGCCAGGTGGTGGCAAACTATTTCCAGCCAACACAAGCCGATCAGCTCATCCTGCAGGACAAAGGAAACTACCGGGTTATTAACCTGCCCAATCCGTTTAACGATGCCCGTACCTCTTACTACCACAAGTCGGTGGGGGGCTACCACGGGGCCAAACTGCGCCGCTACCAGGACCTGATCGACCGCCACATCTCACGCAATAACCTGGAGGTGCTGCGCATGCTCAACACCAGGTATGCCATTACAGGCAACCCGCAGCAGCCGGTGCAGCGTGTGCCGGAGCCACTGGGTAACGCCTGGTTTGTGGAGGAGGTAAAGCCGGTGCAGTCGCCAGATGAGGAAATAGAAGCCTTAACGATGTTCGACGCCGGTTCAACCGCGGTGATAGACGTGTCTAAGTTCCCGGTAGAGCGCCGTAACTTTAACCCGGACAGTGCCACAATCAACCTGGTGGAGTATGAGCCGAACTACCTGAAGTATGAGTACCAGGCGCCGAAAGAGGGGCTGGTGGTGTTCTCCGAGATTTATTACGCCGACGGCTGGCAGGCTTACCTGGATGGCGAGCCGGTAGACCACTTCCGGGCCAACTATGTGCTGCGCGCCATGGAGGTGCCGGCAGGCAAGCATACCATCGAGTTTAAATTCGCACCCAAAGCCTATACTGTAGGCAATACCGTGTCGCTTGTTTCTTCCATCCTGCTGCTGCTGGTTATAGCGGGCGCTGTTTACTACGGCGTGAAAAAGAAACCAACGGAGGTGCCTATCGTGGAGAAAGTATAA
- a CDS encoding DUF4834 family protein, producing the protein MIKFIFTTLLIIFFIRMVAPTLLRWLLGAFLKKKMRNGTFFYSTMHQQQQAQQQSRQGNGRANGDVKIDYVPEQPERKSFNGGEYVDYEEVK; encoded by the coding sequence ATGATCAAGTTCATATTTACCACCTTGCTCATCATCTTCTTTATCCGTATGGTTGCCCCTACGCTGCTACGGTGGCTGTTAGGCGCTTTCCTGAAGAAAAAGATGCGCAACGGGACCTTCTTCTACTCTACCATGCACCAGCAGCAGCAGGCACAGCAGCAAAGCCGCCAGGGCAACGGCCGCGCCAACGGCGATGTTAAAATCGACTATGTTCCAGAGCAGCCGGAACGCAAAAGTTTCAACGGCGGCGAGTACGTGGATTATGAAGAAGTAAAATAA